The Lacrimispora xylanolytica genome has a segment encoding these proteins:
- a CDS encoding helix-turn-helix domain-containing protein, whose translation MAEIHYLISDASRKVDVESHVLRYWEDELQLDIPRNEMGHRYYTETHIRLFRQIKDLKEKGYQLKAIKTALDKVIEGSEDPIIPDDLLEGQITQELKEGSLSGQEGGTVLDIHNTAPVSIASEKMEQFQEIMNHIIGRALEVNNEQLSQDVSCLVNDKVIKEMQYLMSLKEEKEEERYKQLDELLRTYQKDNKGRAEAAASKIPFFNRKKKFGRNGKKL comes from the coding sequence ATGGCTGAGATACATTACTTAATATCGGATGCATCGCGGAAAGTCGATGTGGAATCCCATGTCCTTCGATACTGGGAGGACGAGCTTCAATTAGACATTCCCAGAAATGAGATGGGGCACCGGTATTACACCGAGACCCACATCCGTTTATTCAGGCAGATCAAAGACTTGAAAGAAAAGGGATACCAGTTAAAAGCCATCAAAACAGCGCTTGATAAGGTCATTGAGGGAAGCGAAGATCCCATCATCCCCGATGATTTATTGGAGGGCCAGATCACCCAGGAATTAAAAGAGGGAAGCTTATCTGGTCAAGAGGGCGGGACAGTCCTGGACATACATAATACAGCGCCGGTTTCCATTGCCTCAGAAAAAATGGAGCAGTTCCAGGAGATCATGAACCACATTATTGGACGAGCCTTAGAGGTCAATAATGAACAGCTAAGTCAGGATGTAAGCTGTCTGGTCAATGATAAGGTCATTAAGGAAATGCAGTATCTAATGAGTTTAAAAGAAGAAAAAGAAGAAGAGCGTTACAAGCAATTGGACGAGCTTTTAAGAACGTATCAAAAAGACAACAAAGGCCGTGCCGAAGCAGCCGCTTCCAAGATTCCTTTTTTCAACCGCAAAAAAAAGTTCGGGAGAAACGGGAAAAAACTGTAA
- a CDS encoding DUF362 domain-containing protein, translating to MARVISDACVSCGTCEGECPVSAISQGDSMFVIDADSCIDCGACEGVCPTGAISEA from the coding sequence ATGGCACGTGTTATTAGTGATGCTTGTGTTAGTTGCGGAACCTGTGAAGGCGAGTGCCCAGTAAGCGCTATCAGCCAGGGCGACTCTATGTTCGTTATTGATGCTGATTCCTGTATCGATTGCGGCGCTTGTGAAGGTGTATGCCCAACTGGAGCTATTTCCGAAGCTTAA
- a CDS encoding gamma-glutamyl-gamma-aminobutyrate hydrolase family protein yields the protein MRKPLIGLTPYHDTDNHDIKMRPTYLRALKAAGAIPVVMPLEASKDDLLQLTDELDGFLFAGGPDVHPFLFGEETREGCGNVSKERDQMELTLLPLILALGKPVLGICRGIQVLNIGLGGDIWQDIPSQVKRDFPVAHSQPFYYNMPSHTVTLSDDSLLSSIAGKSELKVNSMHHQAVREVAPGLIATAWSPDQLVEAIEMPGYPFFLGVQWHPEYLWEKDDVALRMFQTFVDACRKE from the coding sequence ATGAGAAAACCTCTGATTGGTCTCACGCCTTATCACGATACGGATAATCACGATATTAAGATGCGTCCCACCTATTTAAGGGCCTTAAAGGCCGCAGGAGCCATTCCTGTTGTCATGCCCTTAGAAGCTTCCAAAGATGATTTATTGCAGCTTACCGATGAACTAGACGGCTTCCTGTTTGCAGGAGGACCTGATGTCCATCCTTTTTTATTTGGAGAAGAAACCAGAGAAGGCTGTGGCAATGTTTCTAAGGAACGGGATCAGATGGAGCTTACTCTCCTTCCCCTGATTTTAGCCCTTGGAAAACCGGTGCTTGGCATCTGCCGGGGAATCCAGGTTTTAAACATCGGGCTTGGCGGTGATATCTGGCAGGATATCCCTTCCCAGGTGAAACGTGACTTCCCCGTTGCCCATTCCCAGCCATTTTATTACAACATGCCAAGCCATACGGTCACTTTATCAGATGACAGCCTCCTTTCTTCCATTGCAGGAAAATCGGAATTAAAGGTGAACAGCATGCACCACCAGGCAGTCAGAGAGGTAGCTCCTGGTCTTATTGCAACGGCATGGTCCCCGGATCAGCTGGTGGAAGCCATAGAAATGCCTGGTTACCCCTTCTTTTTGGGTGTTCAGTGGCATCCGGAATATTTGTGGGAAAAAGATGATGTGGCGTTACGAATGTTTCAGACGTTTGTTGATGCATGTAGAAAAGAATAA